The Epinephelus lanceolatus isolate andai-2023 chromosome 12, ASM4190304v1, whole genome shotgun sequence genome segment agacatgtTGACTCACCATGGACTGAACCTCATAGTTGGGTGAAGGTGTGGCCTGGCCGGAGGATCGAGTCCACTGGGAAGCAGAGCCTAGACAAAAAAGATGACAAGGTTTTGCTTTGTACATTTGCCCTTATTAACTGCATCAGCTATTAACTGATACATACATATTACACACAGGTAATGCCCCAGACTTTGTAGTGGATTATGATACTTCATTTATCTCCAAATGGATATTCCAGTTTTTGCTCGCCCCCATGTTCACAGGGACATGTGAGCGCTGAGTCGGTCAACAAGAAGCACTCCTGAAAATAAGCTTTTCATGTCTCACTCTCAAACACCAGAGTAGACGATGTAACTGGGGCTTGAGCTTGGGTATTGCTGTTGAGTAATGGTCTCCTTATACTAACACATCATATCAGCATGCTCAGTCAAAGACATTCGGAACTTTATGTCCAGGTTTTACTGTTTTAAGCCCTACACATGcaaaagaaatgtctttttttaacacactgatGCTTTTATCATGTGTTGAACATGAAACACGGGATGACTGAAACTGTGTTTTTGACTGCACCTTTTCAACATGTGAAACCACTGTGATGGGGATATGAAACATCCAATTACATAAGATATTCAACTTAAATTTGTCATCGCTACTTAGACAAAGTATGACTTGAATAGACAATTTTAAAGTAAggtcatttattttattggaATCATACTTACCTCAATTTCCCCGTTTTCTTGATGTATAAAATATGTGATGAGCTTACTCATGGACTCAGTGTAGAGACAAATGGGGAAGTGACCCCAccctcattttatttatttatttttttctgtattttccctTCCTCTCTCATAAGTTATATttggatggtgtgtgtgtgtgtgcgtgtttgtttgAAAGATCAAGTGAAGGTTATACTGATGACTTCCATTTACAGTATGTACAAATAAAAATGCTACTGTCTGCTTTTCAAAATtgccaaaaatgtttaaaataaatgaaagaaatttCAACAAAATCATGGCCATAGAAGTATCCATTGCATCTTGGAAAGATTTCCATTAATAGGTGAAACTTTTCTTACAGCTAACTCACTGCTAAATCAGATGACCTAAATGTCAAGACAGTCTTGAATGCCAAAGTtatctctgttttgtttgttcagtGCCAGCACAAGAAGAAtgtcactgaaaaacaacaatctGGGTTATTTATATTATGCAAACCAATCAGATAAATCAAGGGTGACCCTGAACTGTGCGCGGCTCAGCCATGCTCTGAGTATAATGCTGTGGAGACATTTTGTTTGTAGGTCATTACCTAGACTTGTCAGCTAAGATGATCGCTTGTCAGTGTTCCCAGTCAAAAGTGAGTTATGTCACAAAAACAGTCACTAATTCAATATAAAACTTGTGCAAAAAGGATTTTCTTTTGGACAGGCCCATAACAAGTAGCAGCGACCGGCTTCCTGGGACATGTAATGTGTTCTGAGTAATATGTCTGACTCATTATAATGATTCATATTGTGATGGAATTTGCACACAAGAAAGTAAAGCTAAAGTAATGagttttaaaatgatgttttacTTCCACCTTTAACCCAATAGATGGAGCTACACTGTCATGAAGAACAGTTGAGGCTTAGTCAGAATAACAACAAtgcatttttaagattttatgaTCCCCTTACACAACAGGAAAGAACCTGAATAAAACTACAAATCAACCAGCTCACTTTGAAGCCTCAGTGAAAAATGACTAGAGCTTCCCCTCACCTGATACAGCCTGTGGAGAGCCAGAGGGAGTAGACGGAGATGGAGGGAAGGCGTTACTGTGTGGATCTGAAGGATAGATCTGGACACAGGaagaatttgtttttaattaaatgaaGTTCATCTTAttcctttacatttttatgctATGGTAATATATAACATTTAAAGTCTTGTGGCTCTTGCTACTTACAGATGCCAGGGCTTTTCCAATCTCATCACCTGAACTGCCAGGTACTGCACCTCGATTGGCTTTTGGGGAAGAATAGAAGAATTTCAATTAAATCCCATGTTCAATAATTATTCTGCTACGTGTAAATATAGCATGAAACttttcacaaagaaaagagcaCACACTAAAGGGTTTACCCATAATGGTGTCAGCCATCGGGGGTGTGTGGCTGGGGACTCCGAAGCTGCTGGGGCCAGAGTGGAAACCAGCGGGATGAGCCCCGTTCACTTCACTGCCATGCATGGGGTAGTTTTGGGGAGAGAGGGGCAGTGGCTGCCGTTTCTGGGAAGCAAATATGTTTAATGATTTAAATACACGACCCGACAGAAGCCCTCATTGATGCATTAGTCAAAAAGTGTCAAAGACCTCATTATGCCCTCAGAGATAAACAAGAGCAAAGTGTGAAGCCACAACTCACCAGTCTGTCTTGGGGGTTGATGGCAGTGAAGGGAGCATGCTGGTTCAGATGGGGGGAGTTGCTCAGCATGGCAGAATAACCAGGCTGAACCATCGACCTGGCAGAGCCCCATGGATCAGAGGGCGGGTGGAGGCCTTCTGTCAGGGGACATCCAGCAGAGGAGGGGGGAGCAAGAAGGGTGAGGGATAACAGGCCACAGGAGAAGAGAGGACAATGAAGGCCACATATGAGACATGTCACATTACTGTGATGACTTCATTCAACTGTGGTGCACTATTCAGCACCCGGGCACCACAGGGTGCTCACTAGGCTTGCCGCGATAGTCGGTGTTACTGGTGTTACACGGTGTTCGGGCATACAACAATTAGATTACTCGCCCAGCGCTTCCACTGTCATTTTGCTCTCTTTACTAGTCAGATGATAGACCTATTTGGCAATATTTGTGATTCAAATTCCAAGCTGATAGCTAACCTGATGATGTTAAGGAAACTTGTACATGCTTTATCTCTAGCAGACGAGACTACTACATTGGTCTGTTCACAGGTCTGCTGAGGGTAGCAATCAGACAGCTTCAGCTGATCCAAAATGCTGCTGCCAGGTTTATAAAAAGGACCAAAAAAGGCTCAGAGTTTAACTCCCATTCCTCACAGAATCAACTTCAAAATTGTATTGCTTGTCCATAAATCACTGCATGGTTTGGGTCCAAGATACTTGTCAGATCTTCTGACCCAGGACAAACCTCATAGACCTCTCAAATTGGCTGGTTCTGGATAACTGGTTGTTCCCAGAGTCAAAACTAAACATGGCAAAGCTGCTTTTAGCTTCTATGCTGCTCAAATGTGTAGCAAATGGCCAAATGAGCTAAGATTAGAGACTTGTtctactgtttttgttttaactctATGTGCTATTACCTGTTTGCTGTCAATGTCTTTAGTCTATGTGCTTTTGCTTATTGTTTTTATAATTTGTTACTTGTGCTTTTCCCTGTATAATGTGTTAAGCACTTTGAGGTACCTTTTGGCATGAAATGTACTATATAGATACATTTGTCTTGCCTTGCCTAATGAAGGAAAAGGCATTGATTAAACTGCTAAAAAGTCGGAGGTGTGCAGCATGtcgtctgcagctcttcatcacaCTGTAGCTGCTCCTTCTTATTCCATTACTCCCCGCAATATTTCAAAACTGATCCACTACCAACAAATGCTGGAAATTACCGTTATCATATTTTGTAgatgtatttattatgaatgaaAGCAGCAGCACTAATCTTAGTAACAAATGCATTTCCTGTGACcacttcataaaaaaagtcaactCATGTTTGCCAGTTTTAACGGGAAGCTACAGCAatagaaaatgttggcagtaCTCTAAAGATACAAAGAGTCATCCACAAATGTCCTGTGTGACCGGTAACACCAGCGCTGTCACAAGTTTATTAACCGGTGGGAAAATTTCCTCACCATGGCAACCCTGGTGTTTTCTCGCATACGGCTACAGCTCCTAGGTTCTTCAGGACTTCCGTAAGGATATCTTTAGGAGCTAATTCCAGGTCATAATTACCTTTGTACGTGTCCGATACATTTACCCACACGAACAACAAGTGTCTCAGTCAGTCTGAACTTCTTGACCCAACACAATGAACAAGGAGACGCTTTGAAGGCAAATCTTGTTTCGACTGACCTTGCATGTAGAATGGTGGTGGGTAGACGTTTCCTGTCTTGGAGGCCGGGTAGCCAGCATTGTCCCTGTTAAAATCCTCTCCTGAGGCTGATACATAAACCTACAGAGGATACACGGAAAAAAGGTGAAAGagttcagctcagtgtttgTGAACTGTATCACAAATCACTACCGTAAAAAAAGTCTATCCAAGGCGTTGAACGTACAGTGCATACTGCATCTGGCATACTTCTGTTGAGATACTCGTAAAAAAGTTCCCTCGGAGAGTCCTTGTGCTTTGTGCTTAGGAGCATGACCACAAATTAATTCCCCATAAAAATAGTGGCGGGAATTGAGTTAagtttttaaactaaaaaaaaaaagataaatgcaTTAAATACCTGATTAAACACAGCTCTTAAAAGTATGTGTTCCTTACTAGACAAGAATCTATTTTTACGATCTGGTTTTACAACTTAATTCAATAAACAGTCTGTTGCAACATTTCTGCAGACTGGGGCACTGAGCATTATGTATGAATGTGCAGTGTCAGTGATTTCACTCACTGAGCTCTCCCATCTCTATGGGGCTTtacattttatcctgttaaacagaATGGCACTGAGAATGGTTTTCAGATACATAATTCACACCcttaaacacatttatatgtGACCACACAATGGGAGATGCAATCGGATTTGAAGCATGGTATATGGGTATAAAGGACCCAATGTTCTGAACCATCACATCGCTCTCAATCAAGACTATTCTAGACGAAAAGCAAGTATCAAACTGCCTCTGCAAAACTCAAATCCAAATGGACTGAAGTTTTCTTCTGTAATTTGattaaacagagagaaaaagtagaggaaaaagaagggagaggagaagagggaaCGGAGAGATGCACTCCTAATTACTGAACCATCTGCCGAATCCTGGACGGCAGCCAACTCCACTGGCAGCTGGGATAGAGGGatgggggagggagagagagagaaaggggagggAGGCGGCGGGAAGGGGGGGGGTGCGGTGGGAGGGGTGCAGGgtagagaggaggggggagggggaaggaagaaacagagaagaggaggaaatagGGTGCCCAGAGAGCAAGAGTGGGAGGGAAAAAATGAGGTGGAGTACGAACTATCAAACCCCAGTATGAATTCCCTTCAGTGATCTAACGGGTAAACTTGGCAGAGGGGAAGAAATGTGGCCATAAAGTAAAGGGCCTACAAATAcaacacactataaatacatgCTGCAAATGACTGACTGGGTGAATGAGTGGCTTCCCCCCCtttcctacttttttttttttttttaaacatcagtggtGCAGTTTCACAGCTGTAAGAGCTGGATGTCCTGTATTGCAGCTATTCTACTGCGTTGCAAGCCAAGGAGAGGCTTAAAGATGCCGAATGGAATGCGAAAAGCAGtgttaaaacatgacaacatgagCTCCCATGAACTGACTGCGAGGGCTGAGATATATTCCAGGGCTGCAACGTTTCTGGATGCTTGTACTCACCGAGGAGGGCAGGCCAGGGGGCACCTTCCTGATCTTTTTTGGCTGTGGTCCTGAGGGGAGGAAGACAGAGGGAAATTACATaagcatgctcacacacacaaaggccacatccacactaaAATTTTCAAACTCCGTACACACACAAGTGTTTAAGCACCATATCAGACATAATCTCCTTCCATATTAACACACTTGAAAATGCATATCCCATAACCAGGCATGccgatgtaaacaggaagcagactgTCTACTCTGCGGTTGGCTActtagttacagaaaatacGGAGATGGCAAAAAGTAGGACCAGAGAGTTCTTTGCTTGGACAGAGGAAAAGGCGGAACAGTTACTGAAAGTATCATGAAAAGACAGTGAAGGCTGCGGAAAACAGATTGGGAGTTGTTGCAAAGCAAATAGGGTGTGATATAAGAGTGGTAACAAAGCATTATCCATCACTGGAGGAAGCCATGGCAATGAGAAAGGGGTGCCCTGACAAAAAGGATAAAATCACAAAAGGTACGTAGGCATAGCTTTAGACCTAGCTATGATGTTTTTGCATGACATGCCGGGACTGAAAAgcgaatgtgtgtgtctgcgtaaTTGTTTTCTGAAGACTCCGTTTTTGGTCGTCCAAGCTAAAgtgcaaccccagagttttcaCACTAAAACAGGGTCAGCAGCATTTTCAGAGGCCTCCGTTTTAGGGGTTCCAAAACACTAGAGTAGGGTGGACACTAGGTGTGAAACACAGCAATAGTTATGCAGTTTAAAACCAAAATGTGAGGGAAATCACAAAAGCATGCTCGCATACACAAAGATAACTTATAAGGTAACTTATTGCTCATACAACCACCAATGTAGGGATTCATTAATGCAGCCCCCTTCCTTCTGAAGCCCTGCTGAACCACTCTATCCTTTTTATGACTGctcactagccccttttacactgcctgttcaaagcAGGAATTTTGCGCCATTATTCCACCGCGCCATTCTTTATGAAAGATAGGTTTGCGAAGTGGAAAGACAGAGTTGTATCGCCTTTAAGAAGGCAGTGCCTAATCGAAGTCTGTGTAAAAGGGCCAGCTCGCAGGATGTTACCATGGACTGGATGGGTGTAACGTTTTGATGACATCTTAGGTGACCCACtgccaggagatttaaaaagcagctggcagctaactcaaagaagaaaaacactgactgaaaatgtctggaaaacataaaggtccaggagcttcttaccctctgagcagagaatgagatcagccgccatgtaacagggatggtaaattattgttattgccatgttatgctattgttattgtttataaagcgctgctGATGcacatgttatatgtcacacaagAGGCTGACACTGTTGTGGTACACATCACGCCTGTCACACCTCtacaatcacacactggggcggcatgatgctgtcattgtttggttctgtgtaaaaaggcaAAGGAGAGGTAAAGAAGAGACTACATAGCTGCGCTACAGCACGATCTGACTATTAATGCCCAATCAAAAGGTATTCTAATCTCATGTCATTCAATGACCTCTCTCATTGGTGATTTCACTTTCTTTAACTAAGCAGAAGTGAGATTTctcaaacacttttttaaacctCAGCAGCAGAAGTGATGATGTACATACACTTAAATATAAATCAGCACAAAGAATTTTTTTCTGAAACGAAATCTCATGACTGTGTCCAACACTTATAACAGTCCTTTACAATCTTACCAACGGGCTCCTGTGAGGGTCTCCTGCGAGAGTTGCCTCCCTCATAGGAGGAATAAAACTGGGGATTGGACTTCAGGCCAGACGGGGAGAGAGCATCAGGACTGGGCATGGGCATCTCACTGGGCATAAAGCCCGGCTAGAgatggtggaaaaaacacaagctCATGTGGTGTAGAAGTAAATCATTATAGCAGTAAAATCAGAGTGATGCAGTGAAGGAAACTGACTAAGGGACAGAATTTCCCTAAAAGAGCATGATGAGAGACGGTGATGATTCTGACTACCTGTGTTGCAAATGACGAGTATGCTCCTCGCTCAGCCTTCCCTGTGAGGAGAAAGGAATATAAAAAGAGGTCATGATCGTGAACATTGGGCTTTTATGTCAATACTAAATCACAATCTGGCCATTCCCCCTTTCTTCATTTGGGTGCCTCCCATCTGCTGTGCGAGTGTATATGatgatgtgtggtatttatggCTGTGgacagcaaaacaacaacaaattggCCCATTATAAATGGTTCAGGGGCAATTGTGCCAAACCTCCGTCCCCTCCCCTGACAGTTTAACAGAGGAGAGCTATAGGCTACCACTGTCCCAAGGGAAAGCCTTGTTTGTGCATGGGTGCCCTTTACATCCTCCCACCCCCTCCTGCCCTGAACACACAaactgcaacaacaacacatgaaaGAACCCCTCCTCCACATCCTCCCTGATTACCCTGCTCTCTTCATCCATTACCACCTAAGCATAAATATGGCTTGCCCTAAAGTGGTACATTAGTGTCTATTCTATGAATGACTGCTCTCTCAAACAAACAGCTCGTTGTGTTGGTTCAGTCACACAGTCCATTGATATAAACTTAAATCAGCATGTTCTTCTGTCATGAAGTCCTATCATTAGAAACACTGGGCCCCAAAATTCCCCTGATTCTTtttggttttttaaaaaaagcccaCATGAAAGTTGTGGTGTCCATGCTTCAACAGCTTTATATAATTCAAACCTCCTTACCTACAATTCCTGATCCATACATGGGGGCAGAGGCAATGCCTTCTTGCTCACTGTAAAGGCCTTGTTCTCCGTAACCCTGAGGGAAAGACAGCAGAGACATCAGGGACATAGAGATAGAAAACATATATAATCAAAATACATTGCATGTTCATGAAATGAGTCAACAAAGATTATCCATCTTGGCTTTGAGACTGGGGACAGCTAGTATTTCACGAGGCTTCACACTGCTCTGTTTTGGGATGACAGGGTAACATGGCATTCTTTAGCAGCTACACAGTTACACTACTGGATTAGTGATCCATAAATTGCATTTACCAATATTTCTCAGTTTGCATTTAGGTCTAATGAAAATGTCTGTACAAGTATGTGAGTAAATGAAGTTCAAAGTGTGGACAGGTCGACATGTCTGGGAGACTCTGCACCATCCATAAACCCAAGATACCCAGTGGGGTTGGGCAGCTGGACAAATATGTCAGCTATCTGCAACTGTCTGAATACAtcaacagttgttttgttttagcaattttgtcattttattttacaattaaATGGTCTGTCTCCGAAGCATGAGTGAGAGCGCTGCTCAGTcggcagcagagagagacagtgggAATCAGGGCTCAACATAAATGCCTGCCCGAGGCATCTTAAACCGCTTAGAAAACGCCAGATTGGGCACTGGTTGCTACTCTTGTTTCTACTCTGTGCCAAAGGGTGTGGAGGCAGGTTGCTTCTGAAGTTGCTAAGTGACCATAACCGGCACTGTGTCATAGCCTACTAACCAGAAATCCTGAGTTcggagctgatcttcttccaggttttttttcccaagtGTGCATTAAGCCAAAAATATTGTGCGTGGGACaggtgtaaagctctgggtagccctacACTGCAACAATCAACTTCTTCTCCATGTTTATCATACACTGATGTTTATGGAAGAAAGGCAAGATGTTTACCAGCTTCACTCTCACTTGTGAATGCACCTACAACGTGTCTAGTTTGAAAACACATTAGGATTTGAGGGTGCAAGAAACGTGGCATGTGTACAGGTCTGTAGTATGGCTAGGTGTTGGTACTAGATCCCTTTATGGTATcgaccaaaataacccagtgCCAATTAGTATCAAGACTTCTacagtcaaacaatacctgcattcAATCCTTCTTGTACCCAGATATAGCAGAAACAGACGACTTCCATGGTTTTGCTCGCAGCCAATCACCGCAAGCATTCTTTGATTTTATGCAACATGTGATTGGCCCACTGCCGCAGCAGCTACTACACATACAATTTGTGGTGTGGTTAAGTCAAGGGCGGTGTATTTGTCGGAAGTGACAGTTCAGCACGCTGATATGCCCCCTAAaaagtttggctttacaataaAATGCCACAACACATGACAGGCCTGTGGCATCTGGTGGCATTTTCCACAACTGAATGCTCCCATTCacatgaagaagaaataaaGGAATCATATGAAGTCATATGAAGTCATATGTAGTCTGTTGGTAtcggtatcactttaagggtgcTGGTACTGGAACtgcttttgtattttattaaacCCATACCCTGGTTGTTACTACCAGTGTTAAACTGAGAATATCTAGTCATTTGACTGATTTAAAAATAAGATCTTAACCCTCTTAAATAGCTGCTCCAATAACTGCAAACCTGTTAAATAATAGTAGGACTCTGGACGGTAGAATTAAGGCTTTTTGAGCTTAACAAGTAGGCTCACAATACTCAGTGAGATCCAAACCACTGATCTATGAGACATATAGAGATTAATGAGACAGACTAACGCTTGTGACAGAGCTGGTGCACGGCTCCCTCTCCAAAGACAATCCTCGTaaaattgtgtaatgtgtgACTCACCATTATTTCACTGTTCCGTGTGAATATGTTTATGGTGTTGTTCCTAGAAGATGTGTCAAATGTCTCCTTATGTGTGTAATCCACTTTATTTCTTGTGAACTCCTAAAATCTGAGCCAGGTCTTAATCTAAGGTGTTTTTAAACTAAGGGTGTAGAACCAGGTGATAACTTACTATTTACCCACGACCAGTTTTGTGCTGTATCAGTGGGTCAAATTCAGTTTGAAAACTTATTGTTCCATATCATACATTGTGTGTGAAAGcttgtgttgtgtttctctcaATAGCATCTGCTATCGGCCAGACTCTATGTAGTTAGTGAGGATAAACCGTACCCGTCCCTGGTTGAAAGATGGACTGTTCTGTTCTCCTGGCCCCCAGGGACTGGACCCACTCCTATCATCTAAACCTGTAAGACAAAGAACTGGGTTAGGCCTATTAACCACAAAAAGGCAGACACATTCTTAACAAGAATTTACACTCAGGCTTTGCAAAAACTAAATCTAACTTATGAGAATGATGAAGTTGACCTGCTTTGATACAGGTTTTGCAGGCTGCTCAGAGTAACCTCAATTGAAGAGCTTCACTTCACAGCTCACACAGAGACAGCATAGTGACAGCGCTGTCACATAGTGTGGATATGAGCTGTAGGAAGTTTGAATAATTAACACCCAGTATGAGGCTCCCAGAATCATCCTCGACATTCTTCATTCTCCCACTCCACTCCTTTACATTTTCCATGGCAACAGTCATTCGTCCCCCATCTATTCACATTTGGCCTACACCTTCCCCTTAACACAGACGCACACTGAAGGTCTCAGTCTTACACGGCTGACACACGTTATCCCTGGCCAGAGCACTCCGGCTTTCAGAAAGATGAACGCGTTTGAAAGGAGTGATTTTAAAGATTGGTGAAGCAGAAATTCCTGCCCGTcccctttctctccatctcctctcatACTGCAACACAGCATCTCTAGGGGAAAGCTGAAGCTTAATTGCGTACTGATTTGCATAATTGTGCATATTAATGAAGCTCAGCTCTATGaatattcatatttttgttttgttgtctaaTTAAAAAGcggagaggggagaggggagggggggagagGCGGGCTAGAATCATGACAGGATCAGCAGTAGAACAGACTGATGGGTCCACAGCGCTGAGAGCTGCTAGATTGCCGTGACAACTGTGATCTATACACACGACACCAGCAGAATAAGAGATGAAGGAGACAATGTCTTGTCCCCTCTCTATGGCTGACTGTCACTCTCCACGTCAATCAAAGACGATAAAGAAAATGCGCCAACCATTTGTTTCCGCTGTAAGTCATCTGAACCCAAGCTCCAGACAAGAACAGGCTCCGATTCAATGTTTTGTGTTTAACACTGCATTACGCTTTTCTTGACAGTTTTGTTATCAATACTAAATTTAGGTAAGCCAGTTGCAGCGTCACATAAACAGTattgcaaaataaaatgtacagacAAGTGGAACAAGCTTCAATTTTCAGGACCACATTTCGTCCGTCATGCACCTACATTACTACCACTCTACGCACTCGACATCATTTTCCAGGACATTTCCAGTAATGATCTAGTTGGTACGACAAACAGGGATCACACCTAACACTaatacagggttcccacacatttttaccaatgTATTTCCCAAACATCTCCATAACTTTTCCATATTATACCCCATTTTCATTAGATTACGTTGTTTACAATAGGCAGGCCTATATGACAATAATAGGGTGCTCTTACTCCGCTGCTACTACAACTGCCCAAAGACAGGCACTGTCGCTGAAATGCGGCATGTAATATGGGATGGAATCCCTTTGTGTCGACACATGCAGTAGCCACAAAGTGGTAACGTTATCTGGCCTGGCTAGAGCAGAAATATGTGTCGATGCTGGCAGCCTGTTGAGGTGCCTTTTGGTTCGGTTGATGCTCTTTCCTTTAAGCATGGTTGAACAGGGCCACTTCCACCATGTTGCCAAGGTCAAACATTTTGGTGCAGACTGAGTCTACATCCAGCGCGACCAGGGTCTATCTTGAGCAATGTATTACATTAGAGCCATACATTATGAAACGCACACTCTCCAGGCATATTGGGATAAGCAAACTGCTAGTGCTTGCTATCATTCATTACACGTTCCCACCACCACCTAGCTGCATACGCCAATGTGTATTACATGAATCAAGTGGCGTTTCAACTGACAGATTTTAAATTAGAAATACAAGGAATGTATTTCACAGAATGAATATCCAAAACTTTTCCAAAAATTCTGTTAATTCAAAACTATTTCCAAGCCTGGAAAACAGTTAATTCCATAAGTTTTCCAGGAAATCATGACCTCTGCTAATATCCTCCTCTCTGTGGAAGTCTGATTGATGATATCATCTCTTACATGCTTAGAAATTATGTTCAGTTGATGAACAAATAATGCAAACAAACCTGCAGATATAAAGCACTTCACTTTATTAGTACTTGTGCAGTGCTCATCCAAAATGTGCCTGTTCAAA includes the following:
- the tcf3a gene encoding transcription factor 3a isoform X1; the protein is MAAVETDKELNDLLDFSAMFEPPVSNGKNQPTTLGSSRFSGSGLDDRSGSSPWGPGEQNSPSFNQGRGYGEQGLYSEQEGIASAPMYGSGIVGKAERGAYSSFATQPGFMPSEMPMPSPDALSPSGLKSNPQFYSSYEGGNSRRRPSQEPVGPQPKKIRKVPPGLPSSVYVSASGEDFNRDNAGYPASKTGNVYPPPFYMQEGLHPPSDPWGSARSMVQPGYSAMLSNSPHLNQHAPFTAINPQDRLKRQPLPLSPQNYPMHGSEVNGAHPAGFHSGPSSFGVPSHTPPMADTIMANRGAVPGSSGDEIGKALASIYPSDPHSNAFPPSPSTPSGSPQAVSGSASQWTRSSGQATPSPNYEVQSMPSKVEDRLDEAINVLQRHASGQGGPGLAEMHSLLSSGLGLPQAFTSAALGLAGRLPGLVSGHHEDSAGLPSSGGLMHGHHGPSSVQPGSQPEGFTGLSSSLSRSSGSDIKREDKEDDENCSITDRSEDEKKDMKNRIRTSLDDEEDDEDLPVEIKAEREKVRRMANNTRERLRVRDINEAFKELGRMCQLHLSHEKPQTKLIVLQQAVNVILNLEQQVRERNLNPKAACLKRREEEKVSGVDPQMQLGGGHPGLGGDGHM
- the tcf3a gene encoding transcription factor 3a isoform X2 gives rise to the protein MAAVETDKELNDLLDFSAMFEPPVSNGKNQPTTLGSSRFSGSGLDDRSGSSPWGPGEQNSPSFNQGRGYGEQGLYSEQEGIASAPMYGSGIVGKAERGAYSSFATQPGFMPSEMPMPSPDALSPSGLKSNPQFYSSYEGGNSRRRPSQEPVGPQPKKIRKVPPGLPSSVYVSASGEDFNRDNAGYPASKTGNVYPPPFYMQEGLHPPSDPWGSARSMVQPGYSAMLSNSPHLNQHAPFTAINPQDRLKRQPLPLSPQNYPMHGSEVNGAHPAGFHSGPSSFGVPSHTPPMADTIMANRGAVPGSSGDEIGKALASIYPSDPHSNAFPPSPSTPSGSPQAVSGSASQWTRSSGQATPSPNYEVQSMPSKVEDRLDEAINVLQRHASGQGGPGLAEMHSLLSSGLGLPQAFTSAALGLAGRLPGLVSGHHEDSAGLPSSGGLMHGHHGPSSVQPGSQPEGFTGLSSSLSRSSGSDIKREDKEDDENCSITDRSEDEKKDMKNRIRTSVVSVTDENLTAEEKEQRERERRHANNARERVRVRDINEAFRELGRMCQVHLQSDKAQTKLIILQQAVQVIMGLEKQVRERNLNPKAACLKRREEEKVSGVDPQMQLGGGHPGLGGDGHM